In Hydrogenovibrio marinus, a single genomic region encodes these proteins:
- a CDS encoding 5-formyltetrahydrofolate cyclo-ligase: MTSQATLRQQCRKNRRSLSPEVQKQHAKAAAKLILRSRFLMRARKVSLFLSEDGELGTQYLLQVLWQRKIEVYLPVLTQYLRRPMMFAPYTPTTRLVPKYFGIREPKVDKHLLIDGKHLDLVITPLVCFDTSGNRIGMGGGYYDKTFQFKRHFPNLSPKLIGWAHQCQKVDALPSQPWDIKLNGLVTEKQAAIF, from the coding sequence ATGACATCTCAAGCAACTCTTCGCCAACAATGTCGTAAAAACCGAAGATCTCTTTCCCCAGAAGTACAGAAACAACACGCCAAAGCTGCTGCCAAACTGATTTTACGAAGTCGCTTTTTAATGCGTGCCCGTAAAGTTTCCCTTTTCTTGTCCGAAGACGGCGAATTGGGCACCCAATATTTACTCCAAGTTTTGTGGCAACGAAAAATTGAAGTCTACCTTCCTGTATTAACGCAGTATCTAAGACGTCCAATGATGTTTGCACCTTATACGCCTACAACGCGCTTGGTACCTAAGTATTTTGGCATTCGAGAACCGAAAGTAGACAAGCATCTCTTGATTGACGGCAAACACTTGGACTTGGTTATCACGCCTCTTGTCTGCTTTGATACTTCAGGAAACCGAATCGGAATGGGTGGCGGTTACTATGACAAGACATTTCAATTCAAACGCCATTTTCCAAACCTTTCACCAAAATTGATTGGCTGGGCACACCAATGCCAAAAAGTCGATGCACTCCCTAGCCAGCCATGGGACATCAAATTAAATGGGTTGGTAACAGAAAAACAAGCCGCTATCTTCTAG
- a CDS encoding cell division protein ZapA has product MTVEKAMLTLSLMNHTFQVPCEPEDREKLIEAATLLEDKLDQVKGLKGESKVLMVALNMCYDYLQLKSETTQYCLQLEDQLDETIAQLAQSQE; this is encoded by the coding sequence ATGACAGTTGAGAAAGCTATGCTAACCCTATCTTTAATGAACCACACTTTCCAAGTTCCTTGCGAGCCAGAAGACAGAGAAAAACTGATTGAAGCCGCAACATTATTGGAAGATAAACTTGATCAAGTTAAAGGGCTCAAAGGGGAAAGCAAAGTATTGATGGTTGCGCTAAACATGTGTTACGACTATCTACAACTTAAATCTGAAACAACTCAATACTGCCTGCAGTTGGAAGACCAACTTGATGAAACCATTGCACAATTGGCTCAATCTCAAGAATAA
- a CDS encoding c-type cytochrome, translating into MKKTTLALLASVATLTLAPAANAAEEPAKVKTCVGCHGQGGHSVVPNFPVLAGQHAAYLEKALKDFRDGFRHNATMQMFAKGLTDDEIKALAAYYSSQK; encoded by the coding sequence ATGAAAAAAACAACTTTAGCTCTACTCGCATCTGTAGCAACTTTAACACTTGCACCTGCTGCAAATGCAGCGGAAGAACCTGCAAAAGTAAAAACCTGTGTAGGTTGCCATGGTCAGGGTGGTCATAGCGTTGTTCCAAACTTCCCAGTATTGGCTGGCCAGCATGCTGCTTACCTTGAAAAAGCCCTGAAAGACTTCAGAGATGGTTTCCGTCACAACGCAACTATGCAAATGTTTGCTAAAGGTCTAACTGATGATGAAATCAAAGCATTAGCTGCTTACTACTCATCTCAAAAATAA
- a CDS encoding aminopeptidase P N-terminal domain-containing protein, producing the protein MTSNINAAQKRREQVFDTMVENSIMMIASGEEQIRNHDVEFPFRVQSDFHYLTGLEEPDAVLVLIKRNQENQSKQQSVLFLRPKDVEKEIWQGRRLGVLDAPSTLLIDDAFSIEDFEDEMSDLVEDIETLYFSFAQLSEWSDLLSGWISAQKAKARKGVEAPATLSDADVILHEMRLVKSSDEIELMKQAAQISVQGHLAAMSWVAQSIAKSARLGMAQDFEPVYEYQMQAALEHKFKEQGSARVAFNSIVAGGDNACILHYTENNMHLKAGDLVLVDAGAEYLGYAGDITNTFPVDGRFSEAQRVLYQIVLDAQQAAISAIAPGVHYDEMHKASTRVLTEGLVGLGILDGEISTLLENEAYKPFFMHGTGHWLGRDVHDVGRYKLKGQWRPLEPGMVITVEPGLYISEEVGREHQVDKKYWNIGIRIEDDVLVTYSGHEVLTFGLPRTPEEIERFMKSAAGDEA; encoded by the coding sequence ATGACCTCCAACATCAACGCGGCTCAAAAAAGGCGAGAACAGGTGTTTGACACCATGGTCGAAAACTCGATCATGATGATAGCGTCTGGAGAAGAGCAGATACGCAACCATGATGTGGAGTTTCCTTTCAGAGTTCAGTCCGACTTTCACTATCTAACGGGTCTTGAAGAGCCAGATGCTGTTTTAGTCCTAATAAAGCGCAATCAAGAAAACCAAAGCAAACAGCAAAGTGTGTTGTTCCTTCGCCCAAAAGACGTTGAAAAAGAAATTTGGCAAGGCCGACGCTTGGGTGTGTTGGATGCTCCCTCAACCTTACTTATTGATGATGCTTTCTCCATAGAAGACTTCGAGGATGAAATGTCTGACTTGGTTGAAGATATCGAAACACTTTACTTCAGTTTTGCACAGCTATCGGAATGGTCGGATTTATTAAGTGGCTGGATTTCGGCGCAGAAAGCCAAGGCCAGAAAAGGCGTTGAGGCGCCAGCGACTTTGTCGGATGCTGACGTGATTTTGCATGAAATGCGTTTGGTGAAGTCTTCCGACGAAATTGAGTTGATGAAACAAGCTGCTCAGATTTCAGTGCAAGGACACTTGGCAGCGATGTCTTGGGTGGCGCAGTCAATTGCAAAATCTGCCAGGTTGGGGATGGCGCAAGATTTTGAGCCAGTCTATGAATATCAAATGCAGGCTGCATTGGAGCATAAGTTTAAGGAGCAGGGTTCTGCTCGCGTTGCATTTAACTCAATTGTGGCTGGCGGGGATAACGCTTGTATTTTGCACTACACCGAAAACAACATGCACTTGAAAGCAGGTGATTTGGTGTTGGTAGATGCCGGTGCGGAATACCTAGGCTATGCGGGTGATATCACGAATACTTTTCCTGTGGACGGTAGGTTTTCAGAGGCACAACGAGTGTTGTATCAAATTGTTTTGGATGCACAACAAGCCGCTATTTCAGCGATTGCTCCGGGTGTTCATTATGATGAAATGCATAAGGCGTCAACACGCGTATTGACGGAAGGTCTGGTTGGCCTCGGTATTTTAGACGGCGAGATAAGTACACTTCTTGAAAACGAAGCCTACAAACCGTTTTTTATGCATGGAACCGGGCATTGGCTTGGGCGAGATGTACATGATGTAGGGCGCTATAAGCTTAAGGGACAGTGGCGCCCTTTAGAACCGGGTATGGTGATTACCGTAGAGCCAGGGTTGTATATTTCCGAGGAAGTAGGGCGTGAACACCAAGTGGACAAAAAGTATTGGAATATTGGTATCAGAATCGAAGATGATGTCTTGGTGACTTATTCAGGACACGAGGTGTTGACTTTCGGTTTACCGAGAACGCCAGAAGAGATTGAGCGCTTTATGAAAAGTGCTGCTGGAGATGAGGCTTAA
- a CDS encoding UPF0149 family protein: MNFDQINEAMVPYPELESPSFLQGMLMGLMCGDADLKESAWVKRILEEADIKSVKESFLLALHDLYLEAEKGLNGSGFELELCLPEENESLKFRAAMLGQWCEGFLYGMGLVGQSEDKLKGDVAELFRDFGDIARIEILELDEPTDEDESDFMQLMEFVKIGVLTINETLNPVEGSPIMTQQPPTDTLH, from the coding sequence ATGAATTTTGATCAAATTAATGAGGCAATGGTTCCTTATCCTGAGCTTGAATCCCCGTCTTTTTTACAAGGTATGTTGATGGGGTTGATGTGCGGAGATGCCGATTTAAAAGAAAGCGCTTGGGTGAAGAGAATACTTGAAGAAGCCGACATCAAGTCTGTTAAGGAAAGTTTTCTATTAGCGCTACATGATCTTTATTTAGAAGCGGAGAAAGGGTTGAACGGCTCAGGTTTTGAACTGGAGCTGTGCTTGCCTGAAGAAAATGAGTCTTTGAAATTCCGTGCGGCAATGCTTGGCCAGTGGTGTGAAGGCTTTTTGTATGGAATGGGGCTTGTCGGACAAAGTGAAGACAAACTAAAAGGCGATGTTGCCGAATTATTCAGAGACTTTGGAGATATTGCACGTATCGAAATTCTCGAATTGGATGAGCCGACTGATGAAGATGAGTCGGATTTTATGCAGCTGATGGAATTTGTGAAAATTGGTGTGTTGACCATCAATGAAACACTTAATCCGGTTGAAGGCTCACCTATCATGACTCAGCAACCACCAACGGATACTCTGCACTAA